In the genome of Ferrovibrio terrae, the window CGAGGAATGAACCGCGCAGCCAGGGTTTCCATGAGCGCTGCCAGTCTTCCTTCGTCATCCAGGCGCGGCCTTCCAGCTTGATCACACTGGCATCGGTCTTGGGGCGTGCCGCGAGATAGAGCGTCTCGCCGACCGCGAATAAACCAACGGCCACGACGATGACGTTGATTCCGTCCAGCAGCTCAGGCAGTCCAAACGTGAAGCGCGCTTGCCCGGTCTGCAGGTCGATGCCGACCAGGCCAAGCAGAATGCCGAAGGTCAGCGCCGTCAGGCCGCGCAGCATCGATGAGCCCAGCACGGCCGAGACGGCGACGAAGGCCACCACCATCAGCGAGAAGTAATCGGCCGGACCGAAACGCAGGGCGAACTCCACCAGTGGCGGCGCCACGAATGTCAGACCGAGCGTGCCGATGGTGCCGGCGACAAAGCTGCCGATGGCCGCAGTGGCAAGGGCAGACGCCGCGCGGCCCTTCTTGGCCATCTTGTTGCCTTCGAGCGCCGTGACAATGGTGGCGCTTTCGCCTGGTGTGTTCAGCAGGATCGAGGTCGTGCTGCCGCCGTACATCGCGCCGTAATAAATGCCGGCGAACAGGATGAAGGCGGCGGTGGCTGGTACGCTGAAAGTGATCGGCAGCAGCAGCGCAATCGTCAGGGCGGGGCCCAGACCCGGCAGCACCCCGATCGCGGTGCCCAGCGTGACGCCGACCAGCGCCCAGAGCAGGTTCATCGGCTGCAGCGCGACGGCGAACCCGTTGCCGAGGAGATCGAGGGTTTCCATCAGTCCAGTGCCCCGAGGAAGCCGGCACCGATGTTGATGCCGAGCAGTTCAGCAAAGCCGAAATAGGTGACGGCCGAGAGCACAAAACCGATCAGCGCATCGCGTAGCGGCCGGCGGCTGCCGAAGGCGCGCGCCGTGCAGGCAAACAGCAGCACGGAGGCGGGAATGAAGCCGAGCGGATCAATCAACCCGACATTCAGCACCAGCCCGAGCAGAAGCCAGCCGATCCCGCGCAGATCGAGTACCGCGTCGCTTTCTTCCGCGTCGCTGACCCAGCGGCCGCTCACCGCCTGCACCAGCAGCGCGCCGCCCAGTGCGATCAGCAGCGCGCTGGCCAGATAGGCGACCGCCGTGGGCCCGACCTTGGCATACATCGGCGAGACCGGAATCTGCGTGGTCTCATACAGCGCCAGCAGGCCGAGGGCGATCACGCCTAGCGCCAGCAATGCCTCGGGCTTACGGAGCCGGTCCATGGGTGCGGGACTCAGGCCAAGCCGAGATCCTTCAGGATCGCCTCGATGCGCGTGATCTCGGCATCGAGATATTTGCCATAGGCATCGCCAGCCAGGAACACGTCGGTCCACTCGCGCGTCTTCAGCTGCTCCTGCCATGGGGCAGAGTCGCGCATCTTGGTCACCAGCTCGATCAGCGCCTTCTTGTCGGCATCCTTGATGCCCGGCGGCGCAAACACGCCGCGCCAGTTGTAGAGTTCGACATCGAAGCCGGCTTCCCTGATCGTCGGCACGTCGATGCCGGACTGGCGCTTGTCGGCCGAGATGGCGAGTGCCCGCAGCTTGCCGGCCTTGACCTGCTCGCTGAATTCACCCCAGCCCGAAACGCCGCAGGTCACCTGGTTGCCGAGCAGGGCAGCGAGAGCCGGTCCGCCGCCGGAATAGGCGACGTAGGATACCTTCTTGGCTTCGCCGCCCGATGCCTTGGCCAGCATGCCGGCCAGGATATGGTCGGTGCCGCCGGCCGAACCGCCAGCCCACGACACCTTGGCCGGATCGGCCTTGAAGGCTGTCATCAGGTCCTTCAGCGTCTTGTGCGGCGACTCGTTCGGCACGACGATCACTTCGAATTCGCCGGTCAGGCGCGCGATCGGCACGGTCTGCGTCACTTTTACCGGCGACTTGTTGGTGATCAGTGCGCCCACCATCACCATGCCGGCCACCATCAGCGCATTGCCGCGGCCCTTCCACTGGTTCACGAATTGCGGCAGGCCGACAGCCCCACCGGCGCCGCCCACATTGGTCACCTGCGCGCCCTTGATCAGGTTGGCGCTCTTCAGCGCCTGCTCCATGCTGCGCGCGGTCTGGTCCCAGCCGCCGCCGGGATTGGCCGGCACGAAGAACTGCACCTGGTCGATGGCGGCGCGCGCGTCACCGGCGAAGCCGGGTAGCAGGGCGGAAACGGCGGTGGCACAGGCCGTGGTTTGCAGGAAGCTGCGGCGATTCAGCATGTTTCTCTCCCGTACGGATTTGTTCGTTGCCTGCAGTAGAGGACAGACAGGCATCGGAAAACAAGGAAATACGGTGTAAAAACCGCGCGATTACGGGCCGGTTCCCGGTCTGACGCGAATCAGGCTGCTGCGAAATCGGGCGGCTGCAGATCAGCCCGGCAGCAGCACGTCCACGGTGGTGCCTTTGCCGGGCTGGCTCAGGATTTCCAGCCGGCCGCCATGCAATTCCACCAGGCTGCGGCAGATCGACAGACCGAGGCCGGCGCCACTATTGGCGCGTGTGCGGTAGACATCAATACGATGCAGATGCAGCGGCTGGCTCATCGCGCGGCTTTCGGATTCGCTCATGCCGATGCCGGTGTCGCGCACGCGGATACGGATGATGCCGTTGTCCTTGCTGGCTTCCAGGCTGACGCTGCCCTGCGGCCGGCTGAACTTTACGGCGTTGCCCAGCAGGTTGACCAGGATCTGCGTCAGCGCGCGGGGATCGGCATGCAGTGTGAGGTCGGTCGGCGCACAGGACAGTGTGATCTCGGCCTGGCGCGCCTGCGGCTGCACCATCGCCAGGGCACTCTGCGCGATCTGGTCGAAACTGCAGCTCTCGATGCGGATATCCAGGCGGCCGCTTTCCAGCCGCGAGAGGTCGAGAATGTCGTTCACAAGCCGCAGCAGATGCTCGCCCGATTCCTGCACATTGGCGGCATAGCCGAGCTGGCGTTCACTCAGAGGCCCGGCATAGCCGCCGGACAGCATCTGCGCAAAACCGATGATGGCATTCAGCGGCGTGCGCAACTCGTGGCTCATGTTGGACAGGAAGGCGCTTTTCGCGCGACTGGCGCCTTCGGCGGCTTCGCGCTGTTCGATCAGCTGAGCTTCGGTTTCCTTCAGCCGCGAGATGTCGATGCCGCAGGTGATGATGCCCATGACGCGGCCTTCGGTATCGCGCAACGGCA includes:
- a CDS encoding tripartite tricarboxylate transporter TctB family protein, coding for MDRLRKPEALLALGVIALGLLALYETTQIPVSPMYAKVGPTAVAYLASALLIALGGALLVQAVSGRWVSDAEESDAVLDLRGIGWLLLGLVLNVGLIDPLGFIPASVLLFACTARAFGSRRPLRDALIGFVLSAVTYFGFAELLGINIGAGFLGALD
- a CDS encoding tripartite tricarboxylate transporter permease — protein: METLDLLGNGFAVALQPMNLLWALVGVTLGTAIGVLPGLGPALTIALLLPITFSVPATAAFILFAGIYYGAMYGGSTTSILLNTPGESATIVTALEGNKMAKKGRAASALATAAIGSFVAGTIGTLGLTFVAPPLVEFALRFGPADYFSLMVVAFVAVSAVLGSSMLRGLTALTFGILLGLVGIDLQTGQARFTFGLPELLDGINVIVVAVGLFAVGETLYLAARPKTDASVIKLEGRAWMTKEDWQRSWKPWLRGSFLGFPFGALPAGGAEVPTFVSYFLEKKLSKKPEEFGHGAIEGVAGPEAANNASAAGVLVPMLALGLPTSATAAIMLSAFQSYGINPGPLLLQNQPELVWGLIASLYVGNVMLLVLNLPLAGLWAKILTIPAPWLYGGILVFATIGTYGISQSWIDLVLLYLIGGVGYLMRRFDFPTAPAVIGMILGPFAEQEFRRAMTISAGDMTTFVTRPLSLTLLIIATLLVVVPLLLRLRSRKVG
- a CDS encoding Bug family tripartite tricarboxylate transporter substrate binding protein; the protein is MLNRRSFLQTTACATAVSALLPGFAGDARAAIDQVQFFVPANPGGGWDQTARSMEQALKSANLIKGAQVTNVGGAGGAVGLPQFVNQWKGRGNALMVAGMVMVGALITNKSPVKVTQTVPIARLTGEFEVIVVPNESPHKTLKDLMTAFKADPAKVSWAGGSAGGTDHILAGMLAKASGGEAKKVSYVAYSGGGPALAALLGNQVTCGVSGWGEFSEQVKAGKLRALAISADKRQSGIDVPTIREAGFDVELYNWRGVFAPPGIKDADKKALIELVTKMRDSAPWQEQLKTREWTDVFLAGDAYGKYLDAEITRIEAILKDLGLA